In a single window of the Acidobacteriota bacterium genome:
- a CDS encoding PAS domain S-box protein, which translates to MKDKVLTSWSLIWLLATVLLVAAGALNMTQRAFQSMPPTDGVLWVHREDGTYAEKVIPDLAGSRAGIAVGDKLLGIALENDTTDEVLSPADVQMYLEIAGVGGSLTYYYQRPSYSFADNFYFADLRNIDPVKRWTPSIIFLSIVGFVWLGVGLFVLFKQGSRAPFVLHFAMVCLAAFVFHVYRPIGIAKDFDLAVDLLDNFALAFFVPLFLHFCIRYPVRSDVLSEKPWNTYILYVPAAIFAAVLTFVSLVPQFFPESSVTEAIARLSDRFNFFSLLFRFNFLHFVVGVSAGAAVLVWRVFTSKQPLVRQRLKWTMWGTIAAIVPVVLMQLVERFAIQIPDDNFSTAITTLPLALIPLSFGHSVVRYRLMDVDVVVRRALVYALTTLFIAMMVGGVALGLVFLAVGKDLSTVEIALRAIIAVVAMGAIIMLSEPLKKFLSERADRFFYGERYDLRQGLLDFGKTLSATTALDPLLDGLAERLRQVLDVEKVAIFLEDETADSHYRIAKAHGLSEQYRIPQDFRTMIRQRSAARGIVRVDELDIQEPAPQAAVNGNSALPVRHELHYFVPCVAGGKMVAVIGLGRASDGSLLSSEDLEIIKAISGYIAVAIENSRLYGQQRQHAEELALLKEFNESIVESVNVGLLAVDETGRITRSNSTFEEMMGLSRDEAVGQLVEDVFEPGLSQNIEAILGKSRWHLTEIRNAYKLHTFDRSGASLIINVAVAPLRSVSSQQTGAIIVLENVSSRVKLEESLQQSEKLSSIGLLAAGVAHEVNTPLTGVSSYTQMLLGMIPETDPKHALLEKMHRQTERATNIVGNLLNFSRTGTSEEFTEIDVNKLLNDTLQLLEPQMRKGSVEVVKEYADSPPPIYGNGGKLQQVFTNLILNARDAMFAGGTITLRTRAEGDGVVIEVSDTGEGIPEENLSKVFDPFFTTKGVGNGTGLGLAVSYGIIQEHAGTIEVTSQEGRGTTFTLAFPNAEKKGRRLAVS; encoded by the coding sequence ATGAAGGACAAAGTGCTGACAAGTTGGAGCCTGATCTGGCTGCTTGCGACCGTATTGCTGGTCGCTGCCGGGGCTCTCAACATGACCCAGCGCGCCTTTCAGTCGATGCCTCCGACCGACGGGGTTCTCTGGGTCCACCGCGAGGACGGCACCTATGCGGAAAAGGTCATCCCTGACCTCGCGGGCTCGCGGGCCGGCATCGCCGTAGGCGACAAACTCCTCGGCATCGCACTTGAGAACGACACGACCGACGAGGTGCTTTCGCCCGCCGATGTGCAGATGTATCTCGAGATAGCCGGCGTGGGCGGCAGCCTGACCTACTATTATCAGCGGCCCTCGTATTCCTTTGCAGACAATTTCTATTTCGCCGACCTCAGGAACATCGACCCCGTCAAACGCTGGACGCCCTCGATAATATTTCTGTCGATAGTCGGATTTGTCTGGCTAGGTGTCGGGCTCTTTGTGCTGTTCAAACAAGGCAGCAGGGCTCCGTTCGTTCTGCATTTCGCGATGGTGTGCCTCGCGGCTTTTGTGTTTCACGTTTACAGGCCTATCGGCATCGCGAAGGATTTCGACCTGGCGGTCGATCTGCTGGATAACTTTGCTCTGGCGTTCTTCGTGCCGCTATTCTTGCATTTCTGTATCAGGTATCCGGTCCGCAGCGACGTCCTTTCCGAAAAACCCTGGAATACTTACATACTTTATGTCCCGGCGGCAATCTTTGCGGCCGTGCTGACCTTTGTATCGCTGGTCCCGCAGTTCTTTCCCGAATCTTCGGTCACTGAGGCTATCGCCCGTTTGAGCGACCGGTTCAATTTCTTTTCCCTGCTGTTTCGCTTCAACTTTCTGCATTTTGTGGTCGGCGTTTCCGCCGGTGCGGCGGTGCTTGTTTGGCGTGTTTTTACCAGCAAGCAGCCTTTGGTGCGTCAACGGCTGAAATGGACGATGTGGGGCACCATTGCCGCTATCGTTCCCGTCGTGCTGATGCAGCTTGTCGAGCGTTTTGCCATTCAAATACCGGACGACAACTTCAGCACCGCGATAACCACGCTGCCGCTGGCGCTGATCCCGCTCAGCTTCGGACATTCGGTCGTCAGATACCGTCTGATGGACGTGGACGTCGTTGTACGGCGTGCGTTGGTCTATGCTCTGACCACACTGTTCATCGCAATGATGGTCGGCGGCGTTGCCCTTGGCCTGGTCTTTCTCGCCGTCGGCAAGGACCTTTCGACCGTCGAGATAGCTCTGCGTGCCATCATCGCCGTCGTGGCGATGGGCGCCATCATCATGCTCAGCGAACCGCTGAAGAAATTCTTGTCCGAGCGTGCCGACCGTTTCTTTTACGGCGAACGCTACGATCTGCGGCAAGGACTGCTTGATTTCGGTAAAACGCTGTCGGCGACGACCGCGCTGGACCCGCTGCTTGACGGCTTGGCGGAACGCCTGCGTCAAGTTCTGGACGTTGAAAAGGTCGCCATATTTCTCGAGGACGAGACGGCAGATTCGCATTACCGCATCGCAAAGGCACACGGCCTCAGCGAGCAATATCGAATTCCGCAGGATTTTCGAACGATGATCCGTCAGCGTTCCGCCGCACGCGGCATCGTTCGTGTGGATGAACTCGATATTCAGGAACCGGCCCCGCAGGCTGCCGTGAACGGAAATTCTGCATTGCCCGTCCGCCACGAGCTGCATTATTTCGTGCCGTGCGTCGCCGGCGGCAAAATGGTCGCGGTCATCGGCCTCGGACGCGCCAGCGACGGATCGCTGCTTTCGTCAGAAGACCTTGAGATCATCAAAGCGATCTCAGGCTATATCGCCGTTGCCATCGAAAACAGCCGGCTGTACGGCCAGCAGCGGCAGCACGCCGAAGAGCTGGCACTGCTGAAGGAATTCAACGAATCCATCGTCGAATCGGTCAACGTAGGCCTGCTCGCTGTGGACGAAACGGGACGCATCACGCGGTCTAATTCGACATTCGAGGAAATGATGGGCCTCAGCCGCGACGAGGCTGTCGGGCAGCTCGTCGAGGACGTTTTCGAGCCCGGTTTGTCGCAGAACATCGAGGCCATCCTCGGCAAATCGCGGTGGCACCTGACCGAGATCCGCAACGCCTACAAACTGCATACATTCGACCGCAGCGGAGCGTCACTCATAATCAACGTCGCAGTGGCACCGCTTCGTTCAGTTTCGAGCCAGCAGACCGGAGCGATCATCGTCCTCGAAAATGTATCGTCCCGTGTCAAGCTCGAAGAATCGCTGCAGCAAAGCGAAAAGCTCTCCAGCATTGGACTGCTGGCGGCGGGCGTCGCTCATGAGGTGAATACGCCGCTCACGGGTGTTTCCAGCTACACGCAGATGCTGCTCGGCATGATCCCCGAGACCGATCCGAAACACGCTCTGCTCGAAAAGATGCACCGCCAAACCGAGCGTGCGACCAACATCGTCGGCAATCTGCTCAATTTCTCACGCACCGGCACATCGGAAGAGTTCACCGAGATCGACGTCAACAAACTGCTCAACGATACGCTCCAGCTGCTGGAACCGCAGATGCGCAAGGGCAGCGTCGAGGTCGTCAAGGAATACGCCGATTCGCCGCCGCCGATCTACGGCAACGGCGGCAAGCTGCAGCAGGTTTTCACGAATCTGATCCTGAACGCTCGCGACGCGATGTTCGCCGGGGGCACCATTACACTGCGAACCAGGGCAGAAGGCGACGGCGTCGTTATCGAGGTCTCGGACACGGGCGAGGGCATTCCGGAAGAGAACTTGTCAAAGGTATTCGATCCGTTCTTTACGACAAAGGGCGTCGGCAACGGCACGGGACTCGGGCTCGCCGTATCGTACGGCATCATTCAGGAACACGCCGGAACTATCGAGGTCACAAGCCAAGAAGGCCGCGGCACCACGTTCACACTCGCTTTCCCCAATGCCGAAAAGAAAGGCCGCCGCCTGGCCGTCAGCTAA
- a CDS encoding M61 family metallopeptidase, translated as MFEKISIKVFIGLIFVSLFVMYQETQAQRKPAPNTRKQPAAAKPAPPDIAFTVSMPRPWTHLLEVEMQVRWENAPDKTELKMPVWTPGSYLVREYARHVQQFAVRDAAGRELEWTKANKNTWQVDTKGVKQFTASYKVYSNELTVRTNELNYEHAFWNNTALLFFIKDHLNVPATVKVNPYGNWRVATGLPAVAGSENTFQAENFDILYDSPFEVSDFKEKRFEVRGKMHRYVVTGDGNYDLDKLAADTAKIIEECYKIFGELPYEDYLFIVNTRGGGGLEHMNSTALQANRFAFRNETRYTNFLRLVAHEFFHVWNVKRIRPDVLGPFDYESENYTRLLWVAEGATAYYEGIILMRAGLLSPDGMLDAIAGLITQLENRPGRLETSLEEASFDAWIKYYRQDENAINNQVSYYDKGEIVNMMLDISIRTASDGKHSLDDVFRHLNDEFAKKGRNFTSADFQAACEKFAGKSLDEFFAKYVRGRNDIDYSAITTAIGLWSITSEPSSKRAYIGADMVEDAGRLNIRSVPAGTPAYDQGLNAGDQIVAVDGYRVSQSFLTQYIGERKPGDKVRLTIFRHDRLREIEFTLGANTRKELSFAPVEQPSDQQQRLYRQYFGRDM; from the coding sequence ATGTTTGAAAAAATTAGTATTAAAGTATTCATCGGGCTCATTTTCGTGAGCCTGTTCGTTATGTACCAAGAGACGCAGGCACAGCGAAAACCGGCCCCCAACACACGCAAACAGCCCGCTGCGGCAAAGCCCGCACCACCCGATATCGCGTTCACCGTTTCGATGCCTCGCCCGTGGACGCATCTGCTTGAGGTCGAGATGCAGGTCCGCTGGGAAAACGCTCCTGACAAGACCGAGCTGAAAATGCCCGTCTGGACGCCAGGCAGCTATCTGGTCCGCGAATACGCACGCCACGTCCAGCAGTTTGCCGTCCGCGACGCCGCTGGGCGCGAGCTGGAGTGGACAAAGGCGAACAAGAACACATGGCAGGTCGATACGAAGGGCGTGAAACAATTCACCGCCAGCTACAAGGTCTATTCGAATGAGCTGACCGTTCGCACCAACGAGCTGAACTACGAGCATGCGTTTTGGAACAATACCGCACTGCTTTTCTTTATCAAAGATCACCTGAACGTTCCCGCTACGGTCAAGGTAAACCCTTACGGCAATTGGCGTGTCGCGACGGGCTTGCCCGCAGTTGCAGGCAGCGAAAATACTTTTCAGGCGGAGAATTTCGATATTTTGTACGATTCGCCTTTTGAGGTGAGCGATTTTAAAGAGAAGCGTTTCGAGGTGCGCGGCAAAATGCACCGCTACGTCGTAACGGGCGACGGCAACTACGACCTCGACAAACTCGCTGCGGACACCGCGAAGATCATCGAGGAATGCTACAAGATCTTCGGCGAGTTGCCGTACGAAGATTACCTTTTCATCGTGAATACACGCGGCGGCGGCGGCTTGGAGCATATGAATTCGACAGCGCTGCAGGCCAACCGTTTCGCGTTTCGCAACGAGACGAGATATACGAATTTCCTGCGCCTCGTCGCACACGAATTCTTTCACGTTTGGAACGTAAAACGCATTCGTCCCGATGTTTTGGGGCCGTTCGATTATGAGAGCGAGAATTATACGCGTCTGCTCTGGGTCGCCGAAGGTGCAACCGCCTATTACGAAGGCATCATTCTGATGCGTGCGGGACTTCTCTCGCCGGACGGGATGCTCGACGCCATTGCCGGGCTGATAACGCAGCTCGAGAACCGGCCGGGACGATTGGAGACGAGCCTGGAAGAGGCCAGTTTTGACGCCTGGATCAAATACTATCGGCAGGACGAGAATGCGATAAACAATCAGGTCTCGTATTACGACAAGGGCGAGATCGTGAATATGATGCTCGACATCTCGATCCGCACCGCGTCTGACGGCAAACATTCGCTGGATGACGTTTTCCGCCATTTGAACGACGAATTCGCGAAAAAGGGCCGCAATTTCACGTCAGCGGATTTTCAGGCGGCGTGCGAGAAATTCGCGGGTAAGAGCCTGGACGAATTTTTCGCAAAATACGTCCGCGGCCGCAATGACATCGATTATTCAGCAATAACGACCGCGATCGGGCTGTGGTCTATAACATCGGAGCCTTCATCAAAACGTGCGTATATCGGTGCGGATATGGTCGAGGACGCAGGGCGGCTCAACATACGCAGCGTCCCCGCAGGAACGCCCGCATACGATCAGGGACTGAACGCCGGCGACCAGATCGTCGCGGTTGACGGCTATCGCGTTTCGCAGAGCTTTTTGACACAATACATCGGCGAACGCAAGCCCGGCGATAAGGTGCGGCTGACGATATTCCGCCACGACCGCCTTCGTGAAATTGAATTCACGCTGGGCGCAAATACGCGGAAAGAACTCAGCTTTGCTCCCGTCGAACAGCCGAGCGATCAGCAGCAAAGGCTTTATCGTCAATACTTTGGCCGCGATATGTAA
- a CDS encoding MFS transporter, giving the protein MQTAGQGDNGIQPANERFFTPPLLIIFLTIFIDLVGFGIVIPLLTFYGEEMGATPLDIGLLVSSYSLMQFGFSPIWGALSDRFGRRPILFLTILGTSVGYLVLGLATSLWMVYAGRLISGIAGGNLATAQAYIADVTSRENRARGMGLFGMAFGLGFIIGPALAGVLSKFGMHVPFIFASGLSFANAALLYFILPESLSPDRVGVKREGRLRQMWSSIKNPILAKISLDFFLVVTAFSMMTTAFAYYTMVKFGYDAEKTGYLLGFVGLVAAVMQGGVFGVLAKRFGEVPLIAVGCVILTASLVAVPFVSAASGGLPMLLIGIAAFAIGNSISSPALTSLASKSANEAEQGQALGIMQSFASLARVIGPLLCGLLLNNQFNQVDDATILRTFWTAAGIMVAALVVSLFLRRVPKEKFS; this is encoded by the coding sequence ATGCAGACTGCAGGACAAGGCGACAACGGCATACAGCCGGCAAACGAGCGATTTTTCACGCCGCCGCTGCTCATCATCTTTCTCACGATCTTTATCGACCTTGTCGGTTTCGGCATCGTCATTCCGCTGCTGACGTTTTACGGCGAGGAAATGGGCGCTACGCCGCTCGATATCGGGCTGCTGGTCTCGTCGTATTCGCTGATGCAGTTCGGCTTTTCGCCTATTTGGGGAGCGTTGTCGGACAGATTCGGGCGGCGGCCGATCTTGTTTCTCACCATCTTAGGAACGAGCGTCGGTTATCTCGTCCTGGGACTCGCTACGAGCCTGTGGATGGTTTATGCGGGGCGTCTGATCTCCGGCATCGCAGGCGGCAACCTTGCCACCGCGCAGGCATACATCGCGGACGTTACCTCGCGTGAGAACCGTGCTCGCGGAATGGGCCTGTTCGGCATGGCGTTCGGCCTCGGATTCATCATCGGGCCGGCTCTCGCGGGCGTGCTGAGCAAATTCGGGATGCACGTGCCGTTCATTTTCGCGTCGGGATTGAGTTTTGCGAACGCCGCACTGCTCTATTTCATCCTGCCGGAATCGCTTAGTCCCGACCGCGTGGGCGTGAAACGCGAAGGCCGTCTGCGGCAGATGTGGTCGTCGATCAAGAACCCGATACTCGCTAAGATCTCGCTCGATTTCTTTCTTGTCGTTACGGCATTCTCGATGATGACGACGGCGTTCGCCTATTACACGATGGTCAAATTCGGTTATGACGCCGAAAAGACGGGCTATCTCTTGGGCTTTGTCGGCCTGGTCGCGGCGGTGATGCAGGGCGGCGTATTCGGTGTTTTGGCGAAGCGTTTCGGCGAGGTGCCGCTGATCGCTGTGGGCTGCGTGATCTTGACAGCGAGCCTTGTCGCTGTGCCTTTCGTCAGTGCTGCGAGCGGCGGTTTGCCGATGCTGTTGATCGGTATCGCTGCGTTCGCTATCGGCAATTCCATTTCATCGCCCGCATTGACGAGCCTTGCCTCAAAATCTGCCAACGAAGCCGAGCAGGGACAGGCGCTCGGCATCATGCAGTCTTTTGCAAGCCTCGCACGCGTGATCGGCCCGCTGCTGTGCGGGCTGCTGCTCAACAATCAATTCAACCAAGTGGACGACGCGACGATACTGCGGACATTCTGGACGGCCGCAGGCATAATGGTCGCGGCTCTTGTCGTAAGCCTATTTCTTAGAAGAGTTCCGAAGGAAAAATTTAGCTGA
- a CDS encoding DinB family protein produces the protein MNLTPTNIDEIYGQNGEFRARMVELLKTVSPEEERHEQPGGWTIAHVAEHVAIVEHGMSRLCSRLLRAAREDGIEYSGGPLISQSFREQLAVSAGRKVEAPDQVKPTGGVSVAESIERLAASEAAFEELREEMAKYDLSNHHFPHPYFGPLTAADWLAMAGLHAFRHTAQIERMLADIRK, from the coding sequence ATGAATCTGACACCTACCAACATCGATGAAATATACGGCCAAAACGGCGAATTCCGCGCTCGGATGGTCGAACTGCTGAAAACCGTCTCGCCCGAAGAAGAACGGCACGAGCAACCCGGCGGTTGGACGATAGCCCACGTCGCTGAACACGTCGCGATAGTGGAACACGGTATGTCGCGTTTGTGTTCGAGATTGTTGCGGGCGGCACGCGAGGACGGCATAGAATACAGCGGCGGGCCGCTGATCTCGCAGAGTTTTCGCGAACAGCTTGCCGTGTCGGCGGGCCGAAAAGTAGAAGCTCCCGATCAGGTCAAGCCGACCGGCGGGGTCTCGGTTGCAGAGTCGATCGAACGCCTTGCGGCAAGCGAGGCCGCATTTGAAGAGCTGCGTGAAGAGATGGCGAAATACGACCTTTCAAACCACCATTTCCCGCACCCGTATTTCGGTCCGCTGACAGCGGCAGACTGGCTGGCGATGGCGGGGCTGCACGCGTTTCGCCACACGGCACAGATCGAGCGAATGCTCGCAGATATCCGCAAATAA